In the Parasphingorhabdus halotolerans genome, ATGCTCGGGATCAAACAGCATTGTCAGGGCTTGACCGCGATCAACCGCAACCTTTACGCAACTCACATCTCGGACTTCCCGCTGATCGCCAACCGCACTTACTGGCCGTTTTTCCGGGTTTAGAACGCGGATAGAAATTTTCATTTTGTCGGGCAATATCGCGCCTTTCCAGCGGCGTGGTCGAAACGGGCTGATTGGTGTCAGAGCCAGCAAATGGCAGGTCAGCGGCAATATTGGGCCATTGGCAGACAGGTTATAAGCTGTCGAGCCGGCGGGGGTGGCAATGATTACGCCATCGCAAACCAGTTCCTCCATCATCACCCGTCCGTTAATTTCGATTTCCAGCTTCGCGGTTTGGCGGGTTTCGCGCAACAAAGAGACCTCGTTAATTGCTGGTAGCGAAAAAGTAGCACCAGAAACCGTTTCGACATCCATTTTCAGCGGCCTGATTTTGAACGCTCTTGCATTTGCTAAGCGCTCGCCAATGTCTTCGAGGTGCCAATTGTTCATCAAAAAACCGACTGTACCCAAGTTCATCCCGTATACGGGCATGATTTGACGGCGGTTC is a window encoding:
- a CDS encoding NAD kinase; protein product: MSNKKWALVVSPTPQAQEAGEELRSTYDWVSLENADRAVVLGGDGFMLQTLHQMLNRRQIMPVYGMNLGTVGFLMNNWHLEDIGERLANARAFKIRPLKMDVETVSGATFSLPAINEVSLLRETRQTAKLEIEINGRVMMEELVCDGVIIATPAGSTAYNLSANGPILPLTCHLLALTPISPFRPRRWKGAILPDKMKISIRVLNPEKRPVSAVGDQREVRDVSCVKVAVDRGQALTMLFDPEHALDDRIAMEQFVV